A single genomic interval of Rhodothermales bacterium harbors:
- a CDS encoding DUF5686 family protein, with amino-acid sequence VEDARDTASHVARHGSRTTYRYRNEPFDRYDEAEAFVGEFYNRWPFRETGLYRPVPSIRYNRVEGLVLGARLMPLEWGDFEQAKIYGQAGYAFELKKGRFEGGAEFAPFYRGNDDFQFKLGGSYRYNTGTNDTWKISWVENTLAAMLFEYDYMDYYQTEGFTVYAMQRLTPFAQISAGYRDDDYSSLVNNTSWSLFGSRDFRINPLVDEGRMTSYVFAIEGGMLSHLSTYPRGFAYRLEAETGTFASRSFDRFVGDARIYIPMGFKNTLALRARGGVASDDAPFQKLFTLGGIGSVRGYPQNAYYGSRMLLGNAELTIARISPLSDWMDDVQVFGFGDAGWTNTIAGTNTFDLGDLFTSAGFGMSFADRTIRLELAWPLTDLPGVDREPTLWLRLTPTF; translated from the coding sequence AGTGGAGGATGCCCGCGACACCGCCTCCCATGTCGCCCGCCACGGCAGCCGCACTACGTACCGGTACCGCAACGAACCGTTCGATCGGTACGACGAGGCCGAGGCCTTCGTGGGCGAATTTTACAACCGCTGGCCGTTCCGCGAAACGGGCCTCTACCGTCCGGTGCCGTCCATCCGCTACAACCGCGTGGAAGGCCTCGTGCTCGGCGCGCGCCTGATGCCGCTCGAATGGGGCGACTTCGAGCAGGCGAAGATCTACGGCCAGGCCGGCTACGCCTTTGAATTGAAGAAGGGCCGTTTCGAAGGCGGCGCCGAATTCGCCCCCTTCTACCGGGGGAACGACGACTTCCAGTTCAAGCTCGGCGGATCCTACCGCTACAACACCGGCACAAACGACACCTGGAAGATCAGCTGGGTCGAGAACACGCTCGCCGCGATGCTCTTCGAGTACGACTACATGGATTATTACCAGACCGAGGGCTTCACGGTCTACGCCATGCAGCGGCTCACGCCCTTCGCCCAGATCAGCGCCGGCTACCGGGACGACGACTACAGCAGCCTCGTCAACAACACCTCGTGGTCGCTCTTCGGCAGCCGCGACTTCCGCATCAATCCGCTGGTGGATGAAGGCCGGATGACCTCCTACGTCTTCGCCATCGAAGGCGGGATGCTGTCGCACCTGTCGACCTACCCGCGCGGATTCGCCTACCGGCTCGAGGCCGAAACCGGCACCTTCGCCAGCCGGTCGTTCGACCGCTTCGTCGGCGACGCCCGCATCTACATCCCGATGGGCTTCAAAAACACGCTGGCGCTCCGGGCCCGCGGCGGCGTCGCGTCGGACGATGCGCCGTTCCAGAAGCTCTTTACGCTGGGCGGGATCGGATCCGTACGCGGATACCCCCAGAATGCCTATTACGGATCGCGCATGCTGCTGGGCAACGCCGAACTGACCATCGCCCGCATCTCGCCGCTCAGCGACTGGATGGACGACGTGCAGGTCTTTGGCTTCGGCGACGCCGGCTGGACCAACACCATCGCCGGCACCAACACGTTCGACCTCGGCGACCTCTTCACCTCCGCCGGCTTCGGGATGAGCTTCGCCGACCGGACGATCCGCCTCGAACTGGCCTGGCCGCTGACCGACCTGCCCGGCGTCGACCGCGAGCCCACCCTTTGGCTGCGGCTCACGCCGACATTCTGA